The Candidatus Dormiibacterota bacterium nucleotide sequence AGCCGCGCAGTGAGGTGCTCCTCCTCGACCGGGCGATCAGGGACGGCAGCGTGGCCTGCTCCGAGTACGTCCGCGAGGACAGCTCGATCCCCGAGCACCTCATCGAGCACTTCGGCCTGTCGTCGCTGGCGGCGGCCCCCATGGTCAGCGGCGGCTCCGTCCTCGGCATCCTCTGCGTCGACCGGTGGGGGCACCGCTTCACCCTCAGCAGGGACCAGCGCGCCCACGTCGACGCCTTCACCCGGGAGGCGGCGCTCGGCCTGCGGCTCGCCCAGCTGGTGTCGGACGGCACCTCTGCGGCGGTGCAGGCCGAGCGTCTGCGGGTGGCGCGGCGCCTCCACGACACCACGGCGCAGCTCCTCTATGCCATCGGCAACGAGTGCGCCCAGGCCAGGACGGAGGCGACGGCCGACGCGGCCATCACCCGGATCGAGCAGCTGGCCGCGTTCGGCAGCGAGGAGATCCGGCACGTCATCGATGCGGCACGGGCCAGCGAGGGGGCCGATCCGACCCCCAACCGCGTCGGCGCCCTCGTCGCCCACCTGCGTGAGCTGTACGCCTGCGAGATCGGGGTCACCGGCGACTGGCAGAAGTTCGGCACCGGCTCGCCGGTGTGGGACCTCCTGCTCGCCGTCGTCCGGGAGGGGATCACCAACGCCGTCAAGCACGGGGCGGCGCGCAACGTGGTGCTCTGGCTGCAGCACTCCGAGGCGCTGATCCGCCTCGAGGTGCGGGACGACGGCTCCCAGCGCGCCAGCGGACGTGCCGGCGGGGGCCGCCGCGGCACCTGCTTCGGGCTCTCCGACCTGAGGCGGCGCCTCGCGCAGTGGGGCGGCTGGCTGAGCCTGAGCCAGAACGACGACGGCGGCCACACCCTCCGGGTGTCGGTGCCGGGACCGCTGTGATGGGCGCCCATCCCCCGCTTCCCGGGGTCATGATCGTCGATGACCACACCGTCGTCCGGGAGGGGATCCGCAGCTACCTCCGGTCGGACGGTCGCTTCGAGGTGGTCGCCGAGGCCGGCACCGTGGCCGAGGCGCGCACCCGTATCCGCGCGCTGCGCGGCACCGTACGCTACCTCATCGTCGACCTCGAGCTCAGCGACGGCTCCGGGATCGAGGTCATCCGTGAGGGACGCCTGCAGGAGCCGCCCCTCGACGGCGTGGTGCTCACCGCCTTCCCCGGCTCCGGGCCGCTGCGGCGCGCGCTGGCGACCGGGGCGCGGGGGTTCGTCCTCAAGGCGGCGGGGTCACGCGGCCTCCTGTCCGCGCTCGCCTGTCTCGAGACCGGGGAGCTCTACCTCGACCCCCGTCTCGGCAACGCCATCGTGGACGCCCTCCTCTCGCGCGAGGACGAGCGGGGGGCGAAGGACTCCCGCCTCCTCGCCCTGCTGGCCGACGGCCTCACCGACAAGGAGATCGCCAGCATCGTGGGGAAGACCCCGACGGCGGTCACCCACGAGATCGCGAACCTCCTCCACCGCATGGGCGTCAGCAGCCGGGCGGCCGCGGTGAACCAGGCCCTCCAGGGGGGCATCCTCGCCTGAGGAGGAGGGGCGGGGCGGCAGCCCGCGCCGGTACGGTCACTCGCCGTACATGACCATGCCGCGGATGTTCCGGCCGCTCCGCATGTCCTCGTAGCCCTGGTTGATGTCGCGCAGCGTGTAGGTGGTGGTCACCAGCTCGTCGAGCTTCACCTGTCCCTGGCGGTAGAGGTTGAGGATCCGCGGGATCTCGACCTGGGCGTTCGAGGAGCCGAAGAGCGCGCCCCTCACCTCCTTCTCGTACATGGTCAGCTCGAAGAGCGACATGTCCGCGGTGGTGTCCTCGGGATGGGCGATCGAGGTGACCACCACCCTGCCCCGCTTCCCCACCAGGCTGAGCGCCTGGCGGACGTACGCCCCCTCGGCGACGTCGGTGGTGATCAGGCAGCTCTGGGCGAGCTGGCCGCGGGTCAGCTCGCTGACGATCGCCCAGGCCTCGTCGTAGGTGGCGGCGGTGTGGGTGGCGCCGAGCTCCTCGGCCTTCTCGCGCTTGAAGGGAACCGGGTCGAGCGCCACGATGTGCTGGGCGCCGGCGCAGCGCGCACCCTGCACCGCGCTGGCGCCGATGCCGCCGATGCCCATCACCACCACCGTGTCGCCGGGACGCACCCCGGCACTGTTCACCGCGGTGCCGAAGCCGGTGGTCACGCCACAGCCGACCAGTGACGCGACGTGGAGGGGGATGTCGTCGTCGATCTTCACCAGCGACGCCGCGGGCACCACGGTGTAGGGGCTGAAGGTGCCGAGCAGGCACATCTGGCCGACCCCCTCGCCGCCGGCGTGGAAGCGGTAGGTGCCGTCGAGCTGGGGCCCGAGGATGATGTTGGCTCCGAGGTCGCAGAGGTTGGTGCGCCCGCTCGCGCACCAGGTGCACCGGCCGCAGGACGGCAGGAACGAGAGCACGACGTGGTCGCCGGGGGCCACCACGCTGACGTTGGGGCCGACCTCCTCGACCACGCCCGCGCCCTCGTGGCCGCCGACCACGGGGAAGGGGATGGGGATGTCGCCGGTGACCAGGTGCTCGTCGGAGTGACACAGCCCGGAGCTGGCGAGCCGGACCAGCACCTCCCCCTCGGAGGGCCGGTCGAGCTCGACCTCCTCGACGCTCCAGGGCTGGTTCAGCCCCCACAGGACCGCGGCTTCCACCTTCATCGATTGCCTCCTCCGACGGTGTCGTAGCTCAGGGTGTGACCCGGGGTCGCGCTGGCGGCCCCGCTGGTTGCTCGTGCATGGGCGGGGGCGAGCAGCCGGATGCAGAGCGGCGGGCAGAGGAGGAGCACGGCGAGCACCGCCGCCGCCACACCCAGTCCCGCCACCAGCCCGAAGCTGCGCAGCAGCGGCGAGCTGCTCACCGCCAGGGCGAGGAAGCCGGCGCACAGGGTGAGGCCGGACACGGCGATCGCCGAGCCGGTCCGTGCCGACGTGGTGGCCGCCGCCTCCGCCGGGGCCAGCCCCGCGGCCAGCGCCTCGCGGAACCGCGCCGACCAGATCACCGAGAACTCGGTGGCGAGCGCGATCACCAGGGCGCCGAGCACCGCGGTGATGGGGTTGACCTGGATGCGCAGCGCCACCACCACCAGCGTCGTCCAGCCGGTGGCGAGCACCATCGGCACCAGCCCGACCACCGTCCGCCGCGCGCTCCGGGTGACGAGCAGGAGCACCGCGCCCACCGCGGCGAGGGCGAGCAGGTCCATGAGCAGCCCGCTGCTCGCCAGGCCGGCCTCGCCGTCGGCGGCGAGCACCGCGTCGCCGGCGAGCCGGGCGTTGGCTCCGGGCGGCGGCGACAGGGTGTCGCGCATCCGCGCCAGCAGCCTCTCCTGCTGGGCGAGGTCCTGCAGCGGGATGCCGATGGCGACCGACGCGTGGCGCCGGTCGGCGGTCACGAGGTTCTGGACGAGGTAGGGGGGGAGGCCGGCCAGGATCTGCCGCTGGGTGGCGGGGTCCGGGACCTTCCCCTGGTTCACGGTGACGAGCAGGTCGGCGATCGAGACCGGCGGCGGCGCGCCCGCGGGCAGCAGGCCGGCGAGCCGCTTCTCCGCCGCCAGCATCCAGGCTGTCACCGCCGGGGCGGTGACGTCCGGGGCGTCGACGAGCACGGCGATCTCCGCCCCGGCCCCGGTGGCGCGCTCCAGGGTGCCCAGGTCGCGCAGCGCGGGGAGGCCGCTGCTCGCGAAGTTCCGGATGTCGGTGGTGGTGCGCTGCAGGGGCGCCAGGGCGAGGCCCGCCGCCCCGGTGATCAGGGCGACCGCCAGCACCGCGGTGGACCGGCGCATGCCGGCGGCGCCGATGCACCCGGTGATCCGCTGGAGCCGCGCGCGGGTGCCGCCGCCCGCGCCGATGCGTCCCCGCACCAGGAGGGGGACGGCGATGAGCAGGAGCGCCAGGAGGCCGCAGGCGACCCCGATCGCCACCACCATCCCGATCGACCTGACCACCGGGATGGGCGACACCACGAGCACCAGGGCGCCGGCGGCCGTGGCGCCCGCGGCCAGGCCCAGCGCGCGGGCCCGCCGGCGGACGGTGGCCATCGTCGCCGCCCCGTCCTCGCGTGCGCCGCCGGCGCCGAGTTGGACCACGTAGTCGGTGATGAGCCCGAGCAGGATCGGCACCGCGGCAATGGCGGCGAGCGTGGTGGGCCGGCGCAGCAGGTCGAGGGCACCGGCGGTGTAGACCACGCCCGCCAGGGCCACCGGCACCGGCAGGAGCGCGAACCGCCCGCGCAGGAGAAGAAGGAGGATGGCGATCATCGCGATCGCGGCCACGGGGAGCACGGCGCGGAGGTCGGTCGCCGACGCGCGTGTCAGCGCCTCCTCCACCACCGGGGCCCCGCTCACCACCACCTGGGCGCCCTGCAGCGGGAACTGCCGGAGCGTGGCGGTGACGGTGTCGCGCAGCTGGCGCACCGTGCCCAGGCCCGCGTTGTCGGCGAGGCGCACCGCCACCAGCGTCGCCCCCGGCCGCGGGAAGAACGACCGGTACAGCGGCTTGACCGACCCGTCGCGCCGGAAGAGGAAGGCGGAGACGAAGCGGGGGTTGTCGAGGCTCGGCACCCCCGTCTCCCTGATCTGGGGGAAGCGGTCGAGCAGCGACACGGTGTCGCGCCGCAGCGTGGCCACCTCCTCCGCGCGGGCCGCGGCCTCGGCGTCGGCCGCCGACCTCCCCGCCTTCTGCGCGGTGGCGCGCGCGGCGTCACCGGCGGTCTTCGCGTCGGCGCGCAGCGCGGTCAGGGCGACGTCGAGCGCGGCCGTGGCCGCGGAGTTCACCAGCGTCCCGGGGCCCTCCACCGCGCGCACGCCGGGAACGTGCTGGAGCCGGCCCTCGAGGCTGGCCAGGATGATGAGGTTCCGCGTGCCGGTGGCCACCTGCCATGGCGCCTGCACGAGCACCACGACCGGGTCGCCGCCGAAGCTGCGAGCGTACTCCGCGGTAGCGTCGCTGGCCTGCGACGCGGGTGCGAGCGTCGCGGTGCGGGCGTCGAGACCGAGACGTGTGGCCCCGAACCCCGCCGCGCCCAGGAGGACGGCGGCCACCGCGAAGCAGACGAGCAGGCGGAGCCGTGTCATGCGATCCCAACAACGTGAATTGCGGCCACAGCGGCGAGGAACGGCCCCCGCACGCTCCATTAACGGGACGGTGCGCCCGCCTGCGGACAGCCCCCGTTCCAGCCGGCCGGTCATTCCGGGGGATCCGTGCGCTCCCCCGAATCGGCGTGACCCCCGGCCGGAAGGAGCGATTGCCCG carries:
- a CDS encoding MMPL family transporter — protein: MTRLRLLVCFAVAAVLLGAAGFGATRLGLDARTATLAPASQASDATAEYARSFGGDPVVVLVQAPWQVATGTRNLIILASLEGRLQHVPGVRAVEGPGTLVNSAATAALDVALTALRADAKTAGDAARATAQKAGRSAADAEAAARAEEVATLRRDTVSLLDRFPQIRETGVPSLDNPRFVSAFLFRRDGSVKPLYRSFFPRPGATLVAVRLADNAGLGTVRQLRDTVTATLRQFPLQGAQVVVSGAPVVEEALTRASATDLRAVLPVAAIAMIAILLLLLRGRFALLPVPVALAGVVYTAGALDLLRRPTTLAAIAAVPILLGLITDYVVQLGAGGAREDGAATMATVRRRARALGLAAGATAAGALVLVVSPIPVVRSIGMVVAIGVACGLLALLLIAVPLLVRGRIGAGGGTRARLQRITGCIGAAGMRRSTAVLAVALITGAAGLALAPLQRTTTDIRNFASSGLPALRDLGTLERATGAGAEIAVLVDAPDVTAPAVTAWMLAAEKRLAGLLPAGAPPPVSIADLLVTVNQGKVPDPATQRQILAGLPPYLVQNLVTADRRHASVAIGIPLQDLAQQERLLARMRDTLSPPPGANARLAGDAVLAADGEAGLASSGLLMDLLALAAVGAVLLLVTRSARRTVVGLVPMVLATGWTTLVVVALRIQVNPITAVLGALVIALATEFSVIWSARFREALAAGLAPAEAAATTSARTGSAIAVSGLTLCAGFLALAVSSSPLLRSFGLVAGLGVAAAVLAVLLLCPPLCIRLLAPAHARATSGAASATPGHTLSYDTVGGGNR
- a CDS encoding NDMA-dependent alcohol dehydrogenase, translated to MKVEAAVLWGLNQPWSVEEVELDRPSEGEVLVRLASSGLCHSDEHLVTGDIPIPFPVVGGHEGAGVVEEVGPNVSVVAPGDHVVLSFLPSCGRCTWCASGRTNLCDLGANIILGPQLDGTYRFHAGGEGVGQMCLLGTFSPYTVVPAASLVKIDDDIPLHVASLVGCGVTTGFGTAVNSAGVRPGDTVVVMGIGGIGASAVQGARCAGAQHIVALDPVPFKREKAEELGATHTAATYDEAWAIVSELTRGQLAQSCLITTDVAEGAYVRQALSLVGKRGRVVVTSIAHPEDTTADMSLFELTMYEKEVRGALFGSSNAQVEIPRILNLYRQGQVKLDELVTTTYTLRDINQGYEDMRSGRNIRGMVMYGE
- a CDS encoding response regulator transcription factor gives rise to the protein MGAHPPLPGVMIVDDHTVVREGIRSYLRSDGRFEVVAEAGTVAEARTRIRALRGTVRYLIVDLELSDGSGIEVIREGRLQEPPLDGVVLTAFPGSGPLRRALATGARGFVLKAAGSRGLLSALACLETGELYLDPRLGNAIVDALLSREDERGAKDSRLLALLADGLTDKEIASIVGKTPTAVTHEIANLLHRMGVSSRAAAVNQALQGGILA
- a CDS encoding ATP-binding protein, with translation PRSEVLLLDRAIRDGSVACSEYVREDSSIPEHLIEHFGLSSLAAAPMVSGGSVLGILCVDRWGHRFTLSRDQRAHVDAFTREAALGLRLAQLVSDGTSAAVQAERLRVARRLHDTTAQLLYAIGNECAQARTEATADAAITRIEQLAAFGSEEIRHVIDAARASEGADPTPNRVGALVAHLRELYACEIGVTGDWQKFGTGSPVWDLLLAVVREGITNAVKHGAARNVVLWLQHSEALIRLEVRDDGSQRASGRAGGGRRGTCFGLSDLRRRLAQWGGWLSLSQNDDGGHTLRVSVPGPL